A stretch of the Teretinema zuelzerae genome encodes the following:
- a CDS encoding VirB8/TrbF family protein, whose protein sequence is MIQGINRIIYAWSYGSSYGKVAAMIQKTTSDGEATEFWEKKANDPDAYSDIIKVLEEETGKGNVAKKYVLDIFDKGSDKRPGMFIRPNAVMRLLMLTFENIWSKALVCLSVSVVPPKGPDIGGFTLLALASLAVLLGGIFCSIQYFIGAIEFTLITSVGCIMLPFMLWDGTKFLTEKLVGAIVGQALKLLFVTLTFMLAINGFLALMVRPFDNFIDQTIYTLFTIFLHWLLCQNGPALATALLTGTPQLSMAEGLRTAASMAGAAAAGGAAVKGAASAGVKTAVQGKAAVDQAVGAGKAAAADGKGKLGSIAAGARSMGDSAKESVKSGVHGLAKSLTNGKGGGGSNSGGGNRFSSLEARNKPKEDGNRKTSGEFAQENKAKGAERYAQHKQETKNAESSAWKAQIGGMQKPVQQDTKKYDGGTPLGQQSHNVLHHLHHLHHHLEEIMASHHKKVIYTEFDIDNPMKRNEKLYCDLVARESKGKKEWLIIAIVELAVIIVLAVSLSWAMTLPKKIPVVITVLPWGEAKYVGDVSSYSYQTMNIPESAYIYQVETFLQNLRTLPTDGEVLTSNISSLYNIITPSCADRMTPAIREDNPFADIGFKKRVVTIESTIRVSGSTYQVDFIETVTGRGAGTKRFRALVTTTRKTPPKKAEKLNPLGIYIEEYNLTEITRIQGAQ, encoded by the coding sequence ATGATTCAAGGTATAAACAGAATTATCTATGCCTGGAGTTATGGTTCAAGCTACGGGAAGGTTGCCGCGATGATCCAGAAAACTACTTCTGATGGCGAGGCAACTGAGTTCTGGGAAAAGAAAGCAAACGACCCTGATGCATATTCAGACATCATTAAAGTATTGGAAGAAGAAACTGGGAAAGGTAATGTCGCAAAAAAGTATGTGCTTGATATCTTTGATAAAGGCTCTGATAAACGTCCGGGTATGTTCATAAGACCAAACGCGGTTATGCGCCTACTGATGCTTACCTTTGAAAATATCTGGAGCAAAGCACTTGTTTGCTTAAGTGTAAGTGTGGTTCCACCAAAAGGTCCTGATATCGGAGGTTTTACATTACTTGCACTTGCTTCACTTGCGGTTCTTCTTGGTGGAATATTCTGTTCCATTCAATATTTCATTGGTGCAATTGAATTTACACTTATCACAAGTGTTGGATGTATTATGCTTCCCTTCATGCTCTGGGATGGAACAAAGTTCCTTACAGAGAAACTGGTGGGAGCAATAGTCGGTCAGGCGTTAAAACTTCTCTTTGTAACCCTTACGTTCATGCTCGCAATAAATGGGTTTCTTGCGCTCATGGTTCGACCCTTTGATAACTTCATCGACCAGACGATCTATACGCTATTCACCATCTTCCTTCATTGGCTTCTTTGCCAAAACGGCCCCGCCCTTGCGACAGCTCTGTTGACCGGTACGCCTCAATTATCAATGGCTGAAGGTCTTCGGACTGCTGCCTCTATGGCAGGAGCCGCCGCAGCCGGTGGAGCTGCCGTTAAGGGTGCAGCTTCTGCTGGAGTCAAAACCGCTGTACAAGGGAAAGCAGCGGTTGATCAGGCTGTTGGTGCTGGAAAGGCTGCCGCCGCTGATGGGAAAGGAAAGCTTGGCTCAATTGCAGCAGGTGCGCGCTCGATGGGTGATTCTGCCAAAGAGTCTGTGAAGTCCGGTGTTCATGGACTTGCAAAAAGTCTTACGAATGGTAAAGGAGGAGGCGGAAGTAATAGTGGCGGCGGAAATCGATTCTCATCTCTTGAGGCTCGGAACAAACCAAAAGAAGATGGGAATCGGAAAACAAGCGGTGAATTTGCTCAGGAGAATAAAGCAAAAGGAGCGGAACGATATGCACAACATAAGCAAGAAACTAAAAATGCTGAATCTTCTGCATGGAAAGCACAAATAGGCGGAATGCAAAAACCTGTTCAGCAAGATACCAAAAAGTATGACGGTGGAACTCCGTTAGGACAACAATCCCACAACGTACTACACCACCTACACCACCTACACCACCATCTGGAGGAAATAATGGCAAGTCATCATAAGAAAGTAATCTACACAGAATTTGATATTGATAACCCTATGAAGCGAAATGAAAAACTATACTGCGATTTAGTGGCTCGGGAGAGTAAAGGCAAAAAAGAGTGGCTTATTATAGCGATAGTGGAACTCGCTGTGATCATTGTTCTTGCAGTGTCACTGTCATGGGCAATGACACTACCGAAGAAGATCCCGGTTGTAATTACTGTTCTACCATGGGGCGAAGCAAAATATGTAGGGGATGTATCCAGCTATTCCTATCAAACGATGAACATCCCTGAAAGCGCATATATCTACCAGGTGGAAACATTCCTCCAAAACTTACGTACGCTTCCCACCGATGGAGAAGTTCTCACTTCAAATATCAGCTCCCTCTATAACATCATTACTCCTTCCTGTGCAGATCGAATGACCCCTGCAATCCGTGAGGATAATCCCTTCGCAGATATTGGATTCAAGAAGCGAGTAGTAACAATAGAATCGACAATACGGGTATCAGGTAGTACCTATCAAGTTGATTTTATTGAAACTGTAACCGGACGGGGAGCGGGAACTAAACGTTTCCGCGCATTGGTTACGACAACCCGGAAGACGCCGCCCAAGAAAGCAGAAAAACTCAATCCACTAGGTATTTACATCGAAGAATACAATCTCACTGAAATCACTCGCATACAAGGAGCACAGTAA
- a CDS encoding TrbI/VirB10 family protein: MSQYDEETGLVLSDEDEIAREAALEEEKGTEDVSSEKDGASVEPKTVVPRINKKLILLLAGGLASLIVVVSIISPSESKKKKKMEDGVASELNVPDFSVQPKPYEERTEIRNSSPPAIQEESPVYIPPTQQTKKSQPTGGGRPAQVDESALNAYGSAIIPVVQGRLLGQETQGAYRGNSQGQDPLMQTISAFGSVPMGQDEYTAHRIAALGGIGSSGGTGSGESMGYREQNMQDDKQSFYSSGREDEATGYFIGNDTLWNGSIIPGVLITGINTDLPGDIQARVTENIYDSLTGKKLLIPQGSILIASYNSSVSFAQSRVQIAWNTLIRPDGFQVSLGNMNGVDDKGYSGTKGKVDEHLFQYVKAMGIISAFTLVNGEFAATMATTQNETAQNLIAANQNVINQLGAKIIDRTMNIQPTLTVKSGTKINIMLNKNIRLPPVSSPPVTSVYKR, from the coding sequence ATGAGTCAATATGACGAGGAAACCGGCCTTGTTCTTTCGGATGAAGATGAAATTGCACGAGAAGCAGCGCTGGAAGAAGAAAAAGGTACCGAAGATGTTTCTTCAGAAAAAGATGGTGCTTCAGTTGAGCCGAAAACAGTTGTTCCGAGGATTAACAAAAAACTCATTTTGTTGTTGGCCGGTGGGCTTGCTTCCCTCATCGTTGTTGTTTCGATTATCTCCCCTTCTGAGAGCAAAAAAAAGAAGAAGATGGAAGACGGCGTCGCTTCTGAATTGAATGTCCCTGACTTTTCTGTGCAACCTAAGCCCTACGAGGAACGTACGGAAATACGCAATTCGTCTCCTCCGGCCATTCAGGAAGAGAGTCCGGTGTATATACCTCCCACTCAGCAAACGAAAAAGTCACAACCGACAGGTGGTGGAAGACCGGCTCAAGTAGATGAAAGTGCGTTGAATGCCTATGGATCTGCAATTATACCAGTGGTTCAAGGAAGACTTCTCGGCCAAGAAACTCAAGGAGCGTATAGGGGAAATTCTCAAGGACAAGACCCGTTAATGCAAACCATCTCTGCTTTTGGTTCTGTTCCCATGGGTCAGGACGAATATACGGCACATCGGATCGCGGCTCTTGGGGGAATTGGCTCCTCTGGCGGCACAGGAAGTGGAGAATCGATGGGATACCGTGAACAGAATATGCAAGACGACAAGCAATCGTTTTATAGTTCTGGCCGAGAGGATGAGGCAACGGGGTATTTTATCGGAAATGATACTCTGTGGAATGGATCAATAATTCCTGGTGTTCTTATTACCGGTATAAACACTGACCTTCCGGGTGATATTCAGGCACGAGTAACTGAAAACATCTATGATTCACTGACAGGCAAGAAACTTCTCATCCCTCAAGGAAGCATACTGATTGCATCGTATAATTCTTCTGTTTCTTTTGCACAAAGCCGTGTTCAGATAGCCTGGAACACGTTAATCCGGCCGGATGGATTTCAGGTTTCACTTGGGAATATGAATGGCGTAGATGATAAAGGATATTCAGGAACCAAAGGCAAGGTTGATGAGCATCTTTTCCAGTACGTGAAAGCGATGGGGATTATTTCAGCATTTACATTGGTTAATGGTGAGTTTGCTGCAACTATGGCTACTACTCAAAATGAGACAGCACAGAATCTCATAGCTGCAAACCAGAATGTCATTAACCAACTGGGAGCCAAAATTATTGATCGAACAATGAATATTCAACCGACACTTACGGTGAAAAGCGGAACAAAGATCAATATTATGCTTAATAAAAATATTCGCCTTCCACCTGTTTCATCTCCACCTGTTACATCTGTATATAAAAGATGA
- a CDS encoding TrbG/VirB9 family P-type conjugative transfer protein gives MYKRHEIRAIFLLAISIILGVSCKTMDMEPRNEVVKDKLVEMEEKSEEEVAVEELKASIDVQNQIVYVDRPVYIPTPEPAVKRTTGLDSVKQSTEEGTIKPTEYSHAARIYDYDPDQVYEVYCQILRTTDIHLQPGEIVIDSPFVSDTERWIIGAGVNQQNNVVVQHIYVKPKQAGLDATLIINTNMRVYHVVLRSYSNVYMPIVKWKYHNQGMPQIFAKDITKEIQVATEMDTIDPRFLSFDYKITFNVFKKPRWIPTRVYDDGKKTYITFGEEVLQMELPGIFENKADVVNYRPQGNLIVIDKLIERVTVKYKKERITIEKKKG, from the coding sequence ATGTACAAAAGACATGAGATCCGCGCCATTTTTTTACTCGCTATCAGTATTATTCTGGGAGTTTCCTGTAAAACAATGGACATGGAGCCGAGAAACGAAGTTGTCAAAGACAAACTTGTTGAAATGGAAGAAAAGAGCGAAGAAGAAGTTGCAGTTGAAGAACTGAAAGCCTCCATCGATGTTCAAAATCAAATAGTCTATGTTGATCGCCCTGTGTATATTCCGACTCCTGAGCCAGCGGTAAAACGGACTACCGGTCTTGATTCAGTCAAACAATCTACTGAAGAGGGAACTATCAAACCAACTGAGTACTCACACGCAGCGAGAATCTATGATTATGATCCAGATCAGGTGTATGAAGTATATTGTCAGATACTACGCACAACAGATATACACCTACAGCCCGGTGAGATAGTCATCGATAGTCCATTTGTTTCAGATACCGAGCGATGGATTATTGGTGCAGGTGTTAATCAGCAGAACAATGTTGTCGTTCAACATATCTATGTTAAACCGAAACAGGCCGGACTTGATGCCACACTCATCATAAATACAAATATGAGAGTATACCATGTGGTTTTAAGAAGTTATTCAAACGTGTATATGCCTATTGTGAAATGGAAATATCACAATCAAGGGATGCCACAGATCTTTGCTAAAGACATAACCAAAGAAATTCAAGTAGCAACAGAAATGGATACAATAGATCCACGCTTTCTATCATTCGACTACAAGATTACTTTCAATGTTTTCAAGAAACCTCGATGGATTCCAACAAGAGTCTATGATGATGGAAAGAAGACCTATATAACCTTCGGTGAAGAAGTCTTACAGATGGAATTACCAGGGATCTTTGAAAATAAGGCCGACGTGGTAAATTATCGCCCACAGGGGAATTTGATTGTCATTGATAAGCTTATCGAGCGTGTGACAGTCAAGTACAAAAAAGAGCGAATTACAATCGAGAAGAAAAAGGGGTAA